CCCTGTCCTGCGTGCTCGACGAACTGCCCTGCATTCACTACCAGTTGCTCACTCTCGGCGGCTCGGTACGCGTGGCCCCGTATGCCACCTTCGGCACGCCGGCGCTCGCCGAATCGGTCCTGACGGCGCTGGAGGGCCGCAGCGCCGCGCTGATGGCCGGCCATGGCGCGCTGACTCACGCGCCGACGCTCGGCAAGGCGGTCGAGCACGCGCTGCTGCTGGAGTGGGCGTGCGGCGTCTACCAGCACGCGGCCGCCCTCGGAACACCCCGCGTCCTCGACGAACAGCAGCAGCTCGCGGTGATCGAGGCCGCCCTCGCCCGGAACTACGGCACCACCCACCCCGTACCGCCCGCGCAGGAGGGAAACCGATGAAGGTCGTCACGATGGGCGTACATGTGCTGGACGTGCTGGTGCGGCCGGTGGAGGCGATACCCGAGGGCCAGGGCGCGACGCTGGTGGACGACATCAGGATGACGGCTGCCGGGACGGCCGGCGGGACCGCCCTGACCCTCGCCAAGCTCGGCGCCTCAGTGCGCAGCGCCGGGGCGATCGGAGCCGACCCCACCGGTGACATGCTGGTCCAACTGCTGGCCGCGGCAGGCATCGACACCCGGTACCTCGTCCGCCGCACCGACACCCCGACCTCCGCGAGTGTCCTGCCCATCCGCCCGAACGGCGACCGCCCCTCACTCCACCTGCTCGGCGCCAACATCACCTACGGCCCCGACGACGTGCCCTGGGACGCGATCGCCGAAGCCACCCACCTCCACCTCGGCGGCCCCGAGCTGATCGGCGTCGAGGCAGCCGCGCGCATCCTGTCGTACGCCAAGGAGCACGGTGTGGTCACCTCGGTGGACCTGCTCGCCCCCGGCGCGCTGGGGAGTTTCGAGCAGGTGGCGTCGGCACTGCCGTACGTCGACCACCTGCTGCCCAACGAGGACCAGGTCCTCGGTTTCACCGGCGAAGAGGACCTGGTGGCGGGCGCGAACAAGCTCCTCGCCGCCGGTGCCGGCCTGGTCGCCGTCACCCGCGGCGGTGACGGAGCGCTGTTGGTGACCGAGGAGGGCACGCAGCAGGTACCCGCCTTCGAGGTCGACGTGGTGGACACGACCGGCTGCGGCGACGCGTTCTCCGCGGGCTTCGTACGCGGCATGGGCTTGGGCCGCACCCCGTACGACTCCGCCGTCCTCGGCTGCGCGGCGGCGGCGTTGGTGGCGCAGGGCCTGGGCAGTGACCATGGAGACTTCGACCTGCTTGCCGCCGATGGCTTCGCCGCGGCGCACAAGCCCCGACTGTGACGTGAGAGGCGGGGCGGGGGGCGTCCGGCCTGGGGCGTTCAGGCGCGGACCAGGTCGAGCGCCTGGTTCAGGTTGTACTCGGCGACGGCCGCCATGAACGCCCGGTCGGGGAAGTCCCCGTCGAGCAGCCGCAGTGGCCCCGCGGTCAGCGACAGACGCTGCGCGAGCAGGTGGAACGCGAGGCGGTCCTCGTCCAGTCCGTCCACCTCCCGCGGCCGGTAGGCGTCGCGATCGGCACGGGGTTCCCGTCCCTGTCCACCAGCACATGGTCGGGTCCCGGTTCGCCGCGTACGACCGCGTACTGCGCGCGCGGCCGCACCGCCGCCGCCAGAGCCGGCAGCCGTTCCTCCAGCCGGTCGCGGGCTCCCGCGATCCGCGGATCACGTGACGCCGCTTCGGTGAGGTCCCGCAGCGCGCGGTCCAGGACGACGCCCTCGCACGATGTCCCGCGCGATGTGCCGCCTGCGTCGACCACGGCCGCTTTGCCGTACGTGGAAGCCTGATGGCCCCGCATCGCCTCCAGCGCCTCCCTGAGCCGGGCCATGACCGGGGCGGCGGCGCCCGGGTCGCGCGCGAGCAGCTCCTGAAGGTTCTCGCCGGGGAGGTCCTCGACGATCGCGAGGTCGGCCGGGCCGTGGTCGCCGCCGCGGTCGACGAGACGGATCGCCGGGACACGGACGCCGAGCGCGTCCAGCCGCGCGTGCGCGGCCTGGAACAGGTCGAGCCCGAGGCCGGGGGAGAGCGGGTCGGTGAGGTCGTCGTCGCCCCTCGGCCTGCGGCCAGTAGTTCTCGGCGTCGTCCCGCAGGCAGGCGATCGCCGTCGTCGCGTCGTCCATCACCAGGCGGTACACGCCCTTACTGCTGCCGCCCGAGACCCGGTCATGGCGGTGACGTCGACCAGACGGTCCGGCAGACCCGGACCGCCATGATCCAACAAAGTCACCCGCGGAGAACCTACCGCCGTGGCTGCGGTGGGCGCGCCAGTCTACGGCCCCAAGTCTGGCTCGGCGCTTCGATGTAACGGTGGGTCAGTGCGCACAGGGGCAGCAGCACGGTGAAGAACGCCGCTTCGAGCGCGAGATTGTCCTGCCGCCGCCGGCCGATCGTGCTGTCGATCACCGCCAGCAGCACGGGATGGACCAGGTAGACCGAGTAGCTGATCGTTCCCAGTCCGGTCAGCGGGCGCGGTATGTGCCGGCGGCGCGCGGCCAGTGCGGTACCGAAGGTGAGCAAGGCCAGCAGGAACGCGGCGATCCAGCCGCGCCGTGTGAAGTGGTCGCCGTCGCCGTACCGGTAGGCGCTGCCCACGGCGCAGGCGGCCACCGTGACGGCAGTGCCCGCCGCATACCGCCAGGTGCTTTGGCCGTTCTCGGCGCGGTGGACGGCGGTTCCGAGGAACATCACGGCGAGGATCACCAGGCTCTCCCACAGCGGGACCGTACTGTTGAACGCGACCAGGACGAGGGCCGGCACCCCGCCCAGCACACCCCCGACCCCCCGGAGCACGGGTGACTTGGCGCTCGCACAGCAGACGGCGACCACCATGGCGATCGAGGCGAACGCGATGAGCGGGCCGGTGCCGAGCGTGCCGGACAGGGCAGAGGCCGGCAGCACGATCCCCGCCGTCACGCTCACGACGGCGAGCACGGCCAGGATGACGGCGACCGCCGCGGACCGCTGGTGCAGGCGGACCCTGAACAGGGCGACGACCAGCAGGTAGAAGGACATCTCGTACGAGAGCGTCCACAGGACGAGCAGGAGATTGGGTGTGCCCAGCAGCTCCTGGAGCATGGTGGCATGGGCGGCAGCGACGGCGGCGGCGCTCTGCCGACCGAAGTCAGGAACCTGCACGATGTCGAGGAGACCGGCGGCGAGGAACACCGTGACGACAGCCGCCCACAGCGGGTACACACGGAAGATCCGCCCGATCCAGAAGGCGGCGACACTGCCCCGGCGCTCCAGCGACGCGGGGATGACGTAGCCGCTCACGAGGAAGAACAGCATGATGCCGTAGCGGCTGGTGTTGAAGTGCGGCGTCAACTCCCGCCGGAAGTCCGCCATGAACGTGTACGAGGAGTGGTCGAACACCACGACGAGTGCGGCGATGCCGCGCAACGCGTCCAGCCAGCCCAGCCGTGCCGGACCGGATGCCGCGATGACTGAACATGATCGTGATGTTGCGGAGAGTGAGTGTCCAGGAGAGTCAGGGACGAGGGGTGGGGAGGGCATGCGCAGACAGAGTCCTGTTTGGTGTGGTCTCGGCTGGACTTGCGGTGGGGTCTGTGGGTTGCCTGGGCGGGGGCTCGCGGTACTTCGGCTCCGCAAGTGCGGACGCGCTGCGGTGAACCGGCCGGCTAGCGCTCCGGCAGGGCGACCTTCATCGGAACGCAGGGCTCGGCCTCGGCCTCGGTCTTGTAGAACTCGACCGCACGCGGCCGGGAGCCGCCCTTCGTGTTCTCGAAGGCCAGTACGTTGCCCCGACGCAGGGTGACGTCCCAGCCGGCCTTCAGGGGGATGACGGGAACCCGGTTGCCGTGCGCATCGACCCCCACGAGTGGGGTGACCTTGCTGCGCTCGCAGACGTAGCCGGGAGCCAGTACGTCAACGGTCACCTGAATGCCCCACGGGCGGACCTTCCAGGCGAGTTCGCGTTGGGCCTTGACACTGATGCTCTGGTCCTTGACGGTGAGCGTGACACTGCCGTCGTCGCGAGGCGCCACGGCGTATGC
Above is a window of Streptomyces sp. DT2A-34 DNA encoding:
- a CDS encoding class II aldolase/adducin family protein; this encodes MTDSSSVLGQERAAVAEACRRLGAQGLLIGTAGNVSMRVEDRVAITATGAVLAELTADQVSVVDLDGKVVAGRFAPTSELDLHLGVYRRYGAGAVVHTHAPMATALSCVLDELPCIHYQLLTLGGSVRVAPYATFGTPALAESVLTALEGRSAALMAGHGALTHAPTLGKAVEHALLLEWACGVYQHAAALGTPRVLDEQQQLAVIEAALARNYGTTHPVPPAQEGNR
- a CDS encoding carbohydrate kinase family protein, with protein sequence MKVVTMGVHVLDVLVRPVEAIPEGQGATLVDDIRMTAAGTAGGTALTLAKLGASVRSAGAIGADPTGDMLVQLLAAAGIDTRYLVRRTDTPTSASVLPIRPNGDRPSLHLLGANITYGPDDVPWDAIAEATHLHLGGPELIGVEAAARILSYAKEHGVVTSVDLLAPGALGSFEQVASALPYVDHLLPNEDQVLGFTGEEDLVAGANKLLAAGAGLVAVTRGGDGALLVTEEGTQQVPAFEVDVVDTTGCGDAFSAGFVRGMGLGRTPYDSAVLGCAAAALVAQGLGSDHGDFDLLAADGFAAAHKPRL
- a CDS encoding acyltransferase gives rise to the protein MRGIAALVVVFDHSSYTFMADFRRELTPHFNTSRYGIMLFFLVSGYVIPASLERRGSVAAFWIGRIFRVYPLWAAVVTVFLAAGLLDIVQVPDFGRQSAAAVAAAHATMLQELLGTPNLLLVLWTLSYEMSFYLLVVALFRVRLHQRSAAVAVILAVLAVVSVTAGIVLPASALSGTLGTGPLIAFASIAMVVAVCCASAKSPVLRGVGGVLGGVPALVLVAFNSTVPLWESLVILAVMFLGTAVHRAENGQSTWRYAAGTAVTVAACAVGSAYRYGDGDHFTRRGWIAAFLLALLTFGTALAARRRHIPRPLTGLGTISYSVYLVHPVLLAVIDSTIGRRRQDNLALEAAFFTVLLPLCALTHRYIEAPSQTWGRRLARPPQPRR